A window from Myripristis murdjan chromosome 11, fMyrMur1.1, whole genome shotgun sequence encodes these proteins:
- the cited4a gene encoding cbp/p300-interacting transactivator 4a: protein MAEHMMMPMTHGFRMGMNGPPQHNGQPGLRNLPNGQVMHYGRNPQNNMEAAMRQRPGMVGPGGMAGQVNGAPMANHHHQMMSGNMMYNGQGPPQQQQQHHHMHPQQQQQQQQGGHPQQYLPGNLTSQQLMASMHLQKLNTQYHGHPLASANGHHLPNGAQYRMGPAQLSGMQHMGGPLGLNGMDMDLIDEEVLTSLVLEFGLDRVQELPELFLGQNEFDFISDFVCKQQPSTVSC, encoded by the coding sequence ATGGCTGAACACATGATGATGCCCATGACCCACGGCTTCAGGATGGGCATGAACGGGCCACCGCAGCACAACGGCCAGCCCGGCCTGCGCAACCTGCCCAACGGCCAGGTCATGCACTACGGCAGAAACCCCCAGAACAACATGGAGGCAGCCATGAGGCAGAGGCCTGGCATGGTGGGGCCCGGAGGCATGGCCGGCCAGGTGAACGGAGCTCCGATggccaaccaccaccaccagatGATGTCTGGGAACATGATGTACAACGGCCAGGGACCtccacagcagcaacagcagcatcaccACATGCATccccaacaacagcagcagcagcaacaaggtGGACACCCTCAGCAGTACCTCCCGGGAAATCTCACTTCCCAGCAGCTCATGGCCAGCATGCATCTGCAGAAACTCAACACTCAGTACCATGGACACCCGCTGGCATCCGCGAACGGCCACCACCTGCCCAACGGTGCGCAATACCGTATGGGCCCAGCCCAGCTTTCGGGCATGCAGCATATGGGTGGCCCCTTGGGTCTAAATGGCATGGACATGGATCTGATAGATGAGGAGGTTCTTACTTCACTCGTGCTGGAGTTTGGGCTGGATCGTGTTCAGGAGCTGCCCGAGCTCTTCCTGGGACAGAACGAGTTCGACTTCATATCGGACTTTGTGTGCAAACAGCAGCCAAGCACGGTCAGCTGTTGA